Proteins encoded within one genomic window of Phycisphaerae bacterium:
- the rnr gene encoding ribonuclease R yields MKTKPRNAISDRILRHLADRSYRPQRARPLARAMGIQEVEYPAFREAVKTLMRAGRVVLGGGNCILPSPHVSGRIEGVFRGHPRGFGFVVPESPSEHGDLFIPPPATLGALTGDRVVAKITRRGKGGVDTRVEGEIVEISERGSSCFVGELLRHGRDWLVQPDGRVLHEPVYISDIRATRAKAGDQVVIEITEYPSANRPARGVITEILGKHGDPEIDTLSIIRQYHFRAEFPQPALADARAAITGHDLDHELTRREDLRTHTIVTIDPDDARDFDDAISIRTLDSGRFELGVHIADVSTFVRDGGPLDAEASLRGNSVYFPRHVIPMLPEVLSNGLCSLQEAQDRLTKSVFIEYDTRGQRKKTRFANTVIRSSQRLTYGQATDLISGRTAGFTPPVVALLQRMDKLARLIRKRRLAAGMVVLDLPEVDLVLDDDDQVIDVAPTDTSFSHTIIEMFMVEANEAVAELFTRLEVPHLRRIHPSPPGDAQDKLGRFLRILGHRLPRRITREDMTRLLDKVKGRPESFSVNLALLRSMAQAEYSSKMIGHFALASEHYTHFTSPIRRYPDLVVHRAFDRYLSNGLKSHRDRASMPTADQLAAIGKRCSSTERHAEAAERELRQIKILRLLERRLGDEEDGVVAGVTNVGLFVQLQRYLVDGLLRFEGMADDWWDINVNGGFIRGQRSGRRIAIGDRLRVTIAAVNVPERELQLALPAAAIEPALPSARNQKPARNQKRRKRGKRSHR; encoded by the coding sequence ATGAAAACCAAACCCCGCAACGCAATTTCGGATCGCATCCTCCGACACCTCGCCGATCGGAGCTATCGGCCGCAGCGCGCTCGCCCCCTCGCCCGGGCCATGGGCATCCAGGAAGTGGAATACCCCGCTTTCCGAGAGGCGGTCAAAACGCTGATGAGAGCCGGCCGGGTGGTCCTCGGCGGGGGCAACTGCATCTTGCCGTCGCCACATGTGTCGGGACGCATCGAGGGCGTCTTTCGAGGCCACCCGCGGGGCTTCGGCTTCGTCGTCCCCGAGTCCCCTTCCGAACACGGCGACCTGTTCATCCCGCCCCCGGCTACGCTGGGCGCACTCACCGGCGACCGCGTCGTGGCCAAGATCACCCGCCGGGGCAAAGGCGGAGTGGACACCCGCGTCGAGGGCGAGATCGTCGAAATCAGCGAACGCGGCTCCAGCTGCTTTGTCGGCGAACTCCTCAGGCACGGCCGCGATTGGCTCGTCCAGCCCGACGGCCGCGTCCTCCACGAACCGGTCTATATCAGCGATATCCGGGCAACACGGGCCAAGGCGGGCGACCAGGTGGTCATCGAAATCACCGAGTATCCGTCCGCCAACCGCCCGGCCAGAGGAGTCATCACCGAAATCCTCGGCAAACACGGCGATCCCGAAATCGATACCCTCAGCATCATCCGCCAATACCACTTCCGGGCCGAGTTCCCCCAGCCTGCTCTCGCAGATGCCCGGGCGGCCATCACCGGCCACGACTTGGACCACGAACTCACCCGCCGAGAAGACCTGCGGACCCACACCATCGTCACCATCGACCCGGATGACGCCAGAGATTTCGACGACGCCATCTCCATCCGGACCCTCGACTCCGGCCGGTTCGAGCTCGGCGTCCACATCGCGGACGTGTCCACGTTCGTGCGCGACGGCGGACCCCTCGACGCCGAAGCCAGCCTCCGCGGAAACAGCGTGTATTTCCCGCGACATGTCATCCCCATGCTCCCGGAAGTCCTCAGCAACGGGCTCTGCAGCCTCCAGGAAGCCCAGGATCGACTCACCAAGAGCGTCTTCATCGAATACGACACCCGGGGACAGCGGAAGAAAACCCGTTTCGCCAACACGGTCATCCGCTCCAGCCAGCGACTCACCTACGGCCAGGCAACCGATCTCATCTCAGGCCGCACCGCAGGCTTCACCCCCCCCGTCGTCGCCCTCCTGCAACGCATGGACAAGCTCGCCCGGCTGATCCGCAAACGGCGCCTGGCGGCCGGCATGGTCGTCCTGGACCTGCCCGAGGTCGATCTGGTTCTCGATGACGACGACCAGGTGATCGATGTCGCCCCCACGGATACCAGCTTCTCCCACACCATCATCGAGATGTTCATGGTCGAGGCGAACGAGGCCGTCGCGGAACTGTTCACCCGCCTGGAAGTCCCCCACCTGCGGCGAATCCACCCCAGTCCGCCCGGCGACGCGCAGGATAAACTCGGCCGCTTCCTGCGTATTCTCGGCCACCGCTTACCCCGCCGAATCACCCGCGAAGACATGACCCGTCTACTCGACAAGGTCAAGGGCCGACCGGAGTCGTTCTCGGTCAACCTCGCCCTCCTCCGCTCGATGGCCCAGGCCGAGTACTCATCCAAGATGATCGGCCACTTCGCTCTCGCCAGCGAGCACTACACCCATTTCACTTCGCCCATCCGGCGCTACCCCGATCTGGTAGTCCACCGGGCATTCGATCGATACCTGAGTAACGGTCTCAAGAGCCACCGCGACCGGGCCTCGATGCCCACCGCCGACCAACTGGCCGCTATCGGGAAACGGTGCAGCTCGACCGAACGACATGCCGAGGCCGCCGAACGGGAGCTGCGCCAGATCAAGATCCTCCGGCTCCTGGAGCGGCGGCTGGGAGATGAGGAAGACGGAGTGGTTGCCGGCGTGACCAACGTCGGCCTGTTCGTTCAGCTCCAACGGTACCTGGTCGACGGGCTGTTGCGATTCGAGGGAATGGCCGACGATTGGTGGGACATCAACGTCAACGGCGGCTTCATCCGCGGTCAACGAAGCGGTCGGCGAATCGCCATCGGAGACAGGCTCCGCGTCACCATCGCGGCTGTCAACGTGCCCGAACGCGAACTGCAGTTGGCCCTGCCGGCGGCAGCAATCGAACCCGCACTACCTTCAGCCAGGAACCAGAAACCAGCCAGGAACCAGAAACGCCGGAAACGAGGAAAGAGGTCACACCGGTGA
- the bioB gene encoding biotin synthase BioB, with amino-acid sequence MSPPYPCEQIQSTQPNRGESLIAETIHSLACKVVAGQDVNRSLAEWLVDEVGPDSLPDLLVGATRIREQVFGRKVSCCSIAAGKVGLCSEDCAFCSQSGHYATHVLGGGHLTETEMLRAAEEAAISGADSFAIVHSGLGPTDAEIEACGRVIRQLRTRGDLRACASLGIVTDHQARRLAELGVQRYNHNLQTSRRFFPQITTTHTYDQRLTTLQHLRAAGIELCCGTLFGMGETWSDRLDLAFELRNLNPQVVPINFLIPIPGTPLAGRQPPEPLECLKIIAIYRFILPAQELRIAGGREANLRDLQSWIFAAGASGFLIGNYLTTCGRAAETDRQMVRDLGLELAGYPGQLKPSPPGLKPGQPTALTSHAAMNAT; translated from the coding sequence GTGAGCCCCCCGTACCCGTGCGAGCAGATCCAGTCGACTCAACCCAACCGGGGCGAATCCTTGATTGCCGAGACTATCCACTCACTGGCGTGCAAGGTCGTCGCGGGCCAGGATGTGAATCGCTCGTTGGCCGAGTGGCTGGTCGACGAGGTCGGACCGGATAGTCTGCCGGACCTTCTCGTGGGGGCTACCCGCATTCGGGAGCAGGTCTTCGGCAGGAAGGTGTCCTGCTGCAGTATCGCGGCCGGCAAGGTCGGACTCTGCAGCGAGGACTGTGCCTTCTGCAGCCAGTCCGGCCACTACGCGACACACGTCCTCGGTGGCGGGCACCTGACCGAGACCGAGATGCTCCGCGCTGCCGAGGAAGCGGCCATCAGCGGGGCAGACAGCTTCGCTATCGTCCATAGCGGCTTGGGTCCGACGGACGCGGAAATCGAGGCCTGCGGACGAGTGATCAGACAACTCCGGACCCGGGGTGATCTGCGAGCCTGTGCCAGCCTCGGTATCGTCACCGATCACCAGGCTCGGCGGCTGGCTGAACTCGGCGTCCAACGCTACAACCACAACCTCCAGACTTCCCGGCGGTTCTTTCCGCAGATCACCACAACACATACTTATGATCAGCGACTCACCACGCTTCAGCACCTCAGAGCGGCCGGAATCGAACTGTGCTGCGGAACCCTGTTTGGCATGGGCGAAACCTGGTCGGACCGGCTGGATCTGGCCTTCGAACTGCGCAACCTGAATCCGCAAGTCGTGCCCATCAACTTCCTCATCCCCATCCCGGGAACCCCCTTGGCGGGCCGTCAGCCCCCGGAGCCTCTCGAGTGCCTCAAGATCATCGCCATCTACCGATTCATCCTACCCGCCCAAGAACTCAGAATCGCCGGCGGGCGGGAAGCCAACCTCCGCGACCTGCAGAGCTGGATCTTCGCGGCCGGGGCGAGCGGCTTCCTCATAGGCAACTACTTGACCACCTGCGGGCGGGCCGCCGAAACCGACCGCCAGATGGTTCGCGATCTGGGACTCGAACTCGCGGGGTACCCCGGCCAGCTAAAGCCCAGCCCGCCAGGCCTTAAGCCGGGCCAGCCGACCGCCCTAACCTCCCACGCAGCGATGAACGCAACATAA
- a CDS encoding winged helix-turn-helix transcriptional regulator — protein MAQRCHRPAGGRMAKPDTAAEGESQVARPVLGSATRGSRRKRRTRCRGQVQRAVLAVELAVQVTEGRRLRRAGVRVAGTAVRSRRGPKAAFPGVRERERMAQQVVRGIDAAKLAGMLAAIAHPQRLTILFRLLACEARHQSLARVTGLKAGPLYYHLRELRAAGLIGPKVRDLYVLTPMGTEVVLVAVAFGRLCGRGGSAKALR, from the coding sequence ATGGCACAGCGTTGTCACCGCCCCGCCGGGGGGCGAATGGCGAAGCCGGACACGGCGGCCGAGGGCGAATCGCAGGTTGCTCGGCCGGTACTTGGATCGGCAACCCGGGGCAGCCGGCGAAAGCGTCGAACGCGTTGCCGGGGACAGGTTCAGCGGGCGGTTCTGGCTGTCGAATTGGCCGTCCAGGTCACCGAGGGCCGGCGACTGAGGCGAGCGGGAGTTCGGGTTGCCGGTACGGCGGTCCGATCCCGGCGTGGGCCGAAGGCGGCGTTTCCAGGCGTTCGGGAGCGAGAACGCATGGCTCAGCAGGTGGTTCGCGGCATTGACGCGGCCAAGCTGGCTGGGATGCTGGCGGCCATTGCTCATCCTCAGCGGTTGACCATTCTGTTTCGCCTGCTGGCTTGCGAGGCCAGGCACCAGTCGCTGGCCCGTGTCACGGGTCTGAAGGCAGGGCCCTTGTACTACCATCTTCGCGAGCTTCGAGCGGCGGGGTTGATCGGCCCGAAGGTCCGAGACCTGTATGTGCTCACGCCGATGGGTACAGAGGTCGTTCTGGTGGCGGTGGCGTTTGGGCGGCTATGCGGCCGAGGGGGATCGGCGAAGGCGTTGCGGTAG
- a CDS encoding HYExAFE family protein: MLRRRIHYEAAFADYLRGRGVPFVPIDETRRTVITDNRVKSFDFLVYPRSSPHWIVDVKGRQFPYTTARGNKRYWENWVTREDLEGLGEWQEVFGSEFESRFVFTYHLQGAPERWPAGELHAYRGECYAFYGVSLADYERHCRPRSGSWQTLSVSARVFRRIASPIRDLAAGP, from the coding sequence ATGCTCCGGCGACGGATCCATTACGAGGCCGCGTTCGCGGACTACCTTCGTGGCAGGGGGGTACCGTTCGTTCCGATCGACGAGACCCGCAGGACGGTCATCACCGACAACCGGGTCAAATCCTTCGATTTCCTGGTCTACCCCCGCAGCAGTCCGCATTGGATCGTCGATGTCAAGGGCCGCCAGTTTCCCTACACCACAGCCAGGGGCAACAAGCGCTACTGGGAAAACTGGGTCACACGCGAAGACCTCGAGGGCCTCGGGGAGTGGCAGGAAGTATTCGGGAGCGAGTTCGAATCCCGATTCGTCTTCACCTACCATCTACAGGGAGCACCCGAACGATGGCCGGCAGGGGAGCTGCACGCCTATCGTGGAGAGTGCTACGCGTTCTACGGCGTGTCCCTGGCGGACTATGAGCGGCATTGCCGACCGCGTTCGGGGAGCTGGCAGACCCTGAGCGTGTCGGCCAGGGTCTTCCGCCGGATCGCCTCGCCCATCCGGGACCTTGCAGCCGGGCCTTGA